One Oscillospiraceae bacterium DNA window includes the following coding sequences:
- a CDS encoding HAMP domain-containing histidine kinase, whose product MKSLAKYISKYLLSFSACIIFLLVLNVVCFIATFHSTIMKDYGYTSPQNMLEVVSEASSESGTTAAVQSLLHEHQIWAIYLTQDGETAWSYEAPAELPEHYTIQDIALFSKGYLKDYPVFVWDDEDGLLVLGYPKGSYTKFTTNYFSAKAIQKMPVFLTFLLFFDLALLFAAYFLSKHKIIKNTEPIIASIQTLAEGKPAALAANGELSELASSVNKASQILSRQNEARENWISGVSHDIRTPLSMIMGYAQRIAQDEAASTSIREEAQIVQRQSAKIKELVLDLNLVSKLEYDMQPLHKEPVRLAKLLRSYVAEVLNAGIPENCSLEISVDEAAETKQFDCDSRLMKRAVNNLVQNSFGHNPQGCHILILLTCTEETITISVKDDGVGFSADKLKELEEKPHYMDSTDERLDLRHGLGLLLVRRITQAHNGIMTIKSKPNAGCETILSFSTQE is encoded by the coding sequence ATGAAATCGCTTGCCAAATATATTTCAAAGTACTTGCTGTCCTTTTCCGCCTGTATCATCTTTCTGTTGGTTTTGAATGTTGTATGCTTCATCGCAACATTTCACAGCACGATCATGAAGGACTACGGTTACACTTCCCCGCAAAATATGCTGGAAGTCGTTTCGGAAGCCTCCTCAGAAAGCGGAACAACAGCCGCGGTGCAATCTCTGCTTCATGAACATCAGATCTGGGCAATTTACTTAACCCAGGACGGCGAAACCGCGTGGTCGTATGAAGCCCCTGCGGAGCTGCCTGAGCATTACACGATACAGGACATTGCTTTGTTCTCAAAAGGGTATCTCAAAGATTACCCTGTCTTTGTCTGGGATGACGAGGATGGGCTGTTGGTCTTGGGCTACCCAAAGGGCAGCTACACAAAATTCACAACGAATTATTTTTCCGCCAAAGCGATCCAAAAAATGCCGGTATTCTTGACTTTCCTACTGTTTTTTGATCTTGCGCTCCTGTTTGCCGCCTATTTCCTGTCCAAACATAAAATCATAAAAAACACTGAGCCGATCATTGCTTCCATACAGACGCTGGCTGAGGGAAAGCCCGCTGCCTTAGCCGCCAATGGGGAACTGTCCGAATTGGCTTCCAGCGTAAATAAGGCGTCGCAAATTTTAAGCCGTCAAAATGAGGCAAGAGAAAACTGGATCAGCGGCGTATCTCATGATATCCGCACGCCGTTATCCATGATTATGGGATATGCACAGCGCATTGCGCAGGATGAAGCGGCAAGCACTTCCATTCGTGAGGAAGCGCAAATCGTTCAGAGGCAGAGTGCAAAAATCAAAGAGCTTGTGCTGGATTTGAATTTGGTGTCCAAGCTTGAATACGATATGCAGCCTCTCCACAAAGAGCCGGTCCGGTTGGCAAAGCTGCTTCGTTCCTATGTGGCGGAGGTTTTGAATGCCGGAATTCCTGAAAACTGTTCTCTCGAAATATCTGTAGATGAAGCCGCCGAAACAAAACAATTTGACTGCGATTCAAGATTGATGAAAAGAGCAGTCAACAATCTGGTACAGAATAGCTTCGGGCATAATCCGCAGGGCTGTCATATTCTCATATTGCTTACCTGTACGGAGGAAACGATCACGATTTCCGTAAAGGATGACGGTGTTGGTTTTTCCGCCGACAAACTAAAAGAGCTTGAGGAAAAGCCGCATTACATGGACAGCACAGATGAACGCCTTGACCTGCGCCATGGATTAGGTTTGCTGCTGGTACGCAGAATCACGCAGGCACATAACGGCATAATGACAATAAAAAGCAAGCCGAACGCCGGGTGTGAAACGATTTTGTCTTTTTCGACACAGGAGTAA
- a CDS encoding WYL domain-containing protein, whose translation MDNDAKLRPIYLMQILKERTDEDNYLSTAQLCKILFDEHGMETHRTTIKSDIEMLQQAGIGIQATRSTQNLYNYIEREFDDAELKLLIDAVESSKFITKTKSDQLVSKISALAGIHKAREMKRNLAVDGRYKAENEHIYYIVDAINDAINQKKKIRFQKAEYNVKKERVLHHDGEKYMFSPYSLVWDGDFYYVIGYSDKYRTIGSHRVDRIAEMPEILDEAAVPAPVGFDINKFINTMFRMYNAPRKEVELVCDNSVMDAVIDKVGTDAPVYACDQHNFRVITEVAVGPVFFNWIFGFSGRVKIKGPEDVKEAYAGMIKAAAESLK comes from the coding sequence ATGGATAATGACGCCAAATTACGCCCGATATATTTAATGCAAATACTAAAAGAACGGACAGATGAAGACAATTATCTGTCCACTGCTCAGCTATGCAAAATTCTCTTTGATGAGCATGGCATGGAAACGCACCGAACGACGATCAAGAGTGATATTGAAATGCTCCAGCAGGCCGGAATCGGCATTCAGGCAACTCGCTCCACGCAGAACCTGTATAATTATATCGAGAGAGAATTTGATGACGCCGAGCTTAAACTCCTGATTGACGCCGTGGAATCCTCAAAGTTTATAACCAAAACGAAAAGTGATCAGCTCGTTTCAAAGATAAGTGCTTTGGCCGGAATTCACAAAGCCCGTGAAATGAAGAGAAACCTTGCCGTGGACGGTCGTTATAAAGCGGAAAACGAACATATCTATTACATTGTTGATGCCATCAATGACGCCATCAATCAGAAGAAAAAGATTCGTTTTCAGAAAGCCGAATACAATGTGAAGAAAGAACGTGTACTCCACCACGACGGTGAGAAATATATGTTCAGCCCTTATTCGTTGGTGTGGGACGGAGATTTTTACTATGTTATCGGCTACTCGGATAAATATCGGACCATTGGGAGCCACCGCGTAGACCGAATCGCGGAAATGCCGGAGATCCTGGATGAAGCAGCGGTTCCAGCACCGGTTGGCTTTGACATCAACAAATTCATCAATACCATGTTCAGAATGTACAATGCTCCACGAAAAGAGGTGGAGCTGGTCTGCGACAACAGTGTGATGGATGCTGTCATTGATAAGGTCGGTACGGACGCTCCGGTGTATGCATGTGATCAGCATAATTTCAGAGTGATCACAGAAGTTGCCGTCGGGCCGGTGTTCTTCAACTGGATATTCGGGTTCAGCGGAAGAGTTAAGATCAAAGGACCGGAAGACGTAAAAGAAGCTTATGCGGGGATGATTAAGGCCGCAGCCGAGTCTTTGAAGTAA